Proteins encoded together in one Candidatus Omnitrophota bacterium window:
- a CDS encoding tetratricopeptide repeat protein, producing MGIIRKERSFKSGFFYLLVVLVLTAAAFLPSLSNGFVDFDDPSYVINNTLIRSFSPANLDRIFRSAFVGCYCPLAVISYSAEYRLFGLNAFFYHLTNYLLHLSVTAAVFFFIYKLSASRRAAFIVSVLFGIHPMHVESVAWISERKDLLCALFYILALISYLRYLDIKRRRHYILSILYFVLALFSKPMAVTVPLVLILLDHFCGRDLLSIRSLLEKAPFFIASAVFTVINISFQSASGATGLVATPGVKIYFLLKAIPFYLAKIFAPVNLSAMYLYHNINAAHSAEVKYYLAVLALLLLAVIFFGRRSKEAIFGTLFFLMTVLPVLKIVPAGDCFAADRYMYIPSIGVFYLAAVFFGRLLESKFGIARWGAVFLLSAVIIILASLTWQRCGVWKDTETLYMDVLKRYPDRAPLYNDLGAHFAERGDLDKAIRCFGIALAFYPDYKAAKENLASTMEDKRLRAVREEGEPAFKARLEGAKDAGEKVKLLNEMGLAEGQSNDIDKAIALFREAAELDPSYAESYNNLGFSYYLKGDVAGAEGYFRKALELDPGHKNAKRNLDFILSHKEDAERVVKK from the coding sequence ATGGGTATCATCAGAAAAGAGAGATCATTTAAGTCGGGATTTTTTTATCTCCTCGTAGTCCTGGTATTGACGGCCGCCGCCTTCCTGCCATCGTTGTCGAACGGATTCGTAGATTTCGACGACCCGTCTTACGTAATCAATAACACTCTTATCAGAAGTTTCTCCCCGGCGAACCTCGACAGGATATTCAGGAGCGCTTTTGTGGGGTGCTATTGCCCGCTGGCGGTCATATCTTATTCTGCCGAATATCGCCTTTTCGGGCTGAACGCCTTTTTTTACCATCTCACCAATTATCTGCTCCATCTGTCCGTGACGGCAGCGGTCTTCTTTTTCATATATAAGCTCTCCGCCAGCCGGCGCGCGGCTTTCATCGTATCCGTATTATTCGGCATACACCCTATGCATGTAGAGTCCGTCGCCTGGATATCGGAGAGGAAAGACCTGCTCTGCGCGCTTTTCTATATCCTTGCCCTGATAAGCTATCTCCGCTATCTTGACATAAAAAGACGGCGCCATTATATCCTCTCCATTTTATATTTTGTGCTTGCTCTCTTTTCGAAACCTATGGCAGTGACCGTTCCGCTGGTGCTCATACTGCTTGACCATTTTTGCGGCCGGGATCTCCTGAGTATACGCAGCCTGTTGGAAAAGGCGCCGTTCTTTATCGCCTCAGCCGTATTTACCGTTATCAACATATCTTTTCAGTCGGCCTCCGGCGCGACCGGCCTGGTAGCAACGCCCGGGGTAAAGATATATTTTCTTTTGAAAGCGATCCCGTTCTATCTGGCAAAGATCTTCGCTCCTGTAAACCTGTCGGCCATGTACCTGTATCATAATATAAACGCCGCCCATTCGGCGGAAGTGAAATATTACTTGGCGGTCCTGGCCCTTCTCCTCCTTGCGGTGATATTTTTCGGCAGGCGCTCAAAAGAGGCGATATTCGGCACCCTCTTTTTTTTAATGACCGTATTGCCGGTCCTGAAGATAGTGCCGGCCGGCGACTGTTTTGCGGCAGACAGGTATATGTATATCCCGTCCATCGGGGTATTCTATCTCGCGGCGGTATTTTTCGGGCGCCTGCTGGAAAGTAAATTCGGCATAGCAAGATGGGGTGCCGTCTTTCTGCTGAGCGCCGTTATTATCATACTGGCCTCTTTGACGTGGCAGAGATGCGGAGTATGGAAAGATACAGAGACCTTATATATGGATGTGCTGAAGAGATATCCTGACCGCGCCCCGTTATATAATGACCTGGGGGCCCATTTCGCCGAGAGGGGCGACCTCGATAAGGCGATAAGGTGTTTCGGTATAGCGCTCGCATTTTACCCTGACTATAAGGCCGCCAAAGAGAACCTCGCAAGCACTATGGAAGATAAGCGTCTTAGGGCGGTCAGGGAAGAGGGAGAGCCCGCTTTCAAGGCCCGGCTTGAGGGCGCAAAAGATGCCGGCGAAAAGGTTAAGTTGTTGAATGAGATGGGCCTGGCGGAAGGGCAGTCCAACGATATCGATAAGGCTATAGCGTTATTCAGGGAGGCCGCGGAGCTCGACCCGTCATACGCCGAATCCTATAACAACCTGGGGTTCTCCTATTACCTGAAAGGCGATGTGGCCGGGGCCGAAGGATATTTCAGGAAGGCGCTCGAACTCGACCCGGGTCATAAAAATGCGAAGAGGAACCTCGATTTTATACTGTCCCATAAAGAAGACGCAGAGCGAGTCGTCAAAAAATGA